A part of Candidatus Chlamydia corallus genomic DNA contains:
- a CDS encoding DUF1389 domain-containing protein, whose amino-acid sequence MNCNSLTSIPHTFLKNNCESCISCSLKNRTIIQLILGIFLALTSALTFVFLSAPISYAVGGTLALAAITVLIVTLVMALAKPTKVAPISNQLLNIIYNRYPRKVFDFVKAQSLTVDELKIFISCWKSDSNLPPRLNKKAEAFGIEILEAIDLTPFPNFEDILLRYCPLHWLFHFISKTECVGQEPALSAEQKIYGLLGPLAFHRGYTTIFHPFTRPLLSLISEKDYAILSNQACKNKWNVPVVKKICEEIFRQFKSSKLNKEVPYSMTFQKDLAGISQFLFLFFSHSMTWEQALMIQLLDPENWKIFCQFDRSKGHCSMAAFGGFLITETNMLNPQSPNYEAGVDFLTWEEFNDLVEKGKKSPLYPATALIQNICSMTRQHQNLLKRWQLVRNKENKLRTSEMPQYNFNSKMFTLEKKK is encoded by the coding sequence ATGAATTGTAATTCCCTAACGTCAATTCCGCACACATTTTTAAAAAATAATTGCGAATCCTGCATATCCTGTTCTTTAAAAAATAGAACAATTATCCAACTAATTCTTGGGATTTTCCTGGCTCTTACTAGTGCACTTACTTTTGTTTTCCTGTCCGCCCCTATTAGCTATGCTGTTGGAGGAACTTTAGCTTTAGCTGCGATCACCGTCTTGATTGTAACCCTAGTCATGGCTCTAGCTAAACCAACCAAAGTTGCACCTATTTCTAACCAACTTCTCAATATTATTTATAATCGCTATCCTCGAAAAGTTTTTGATTTTGTAAAAGCACAATCCCTAACTGTTGATGAATTAAAAATATTTATTAGCTGTTGGAAAAGCGACTCGAACTTACCCCCTCGTTTAAATAAAAAAGCAGAGGCTTTTGGAATCGAGATTCTAGAGGCTATAGATCTGACTCCCTTTCCCAATTTCGAAGACATTCTCCTTCGCTACTGCCCCCTACACTGGCTCTTCCATTTTATAAGTAAAACGGAATGTGTTGGCCAAGAACCTGCATTAAGTGCCGAACAAAAAATTTATGGTTTACTTGGACCTTTGGCATTTCATAGAGGATATACCACCATTTTTCACCCATTTACACGCCCTTTACTTAGTTTAATCTCAGAAAAAGATTATGCCATCCTAAGTAACCAAGCATGTAAAAATAAGTGGAATGTTCCCGTTGTAAAAAAGATCTGCGAAGAAATATTCAGGCAATTCAAAAGCTCTAAACTTAATAAGGAAGTCCCTTACAGCATGACTTTTCAGAAAGACCTTGCAGGAATCTCACAATTCTTATTCCTTTTCTTTTCTCATAGCATGACTTGGGAGCAAGCTCTGATGATTCAACTTTTAGACCCAGAAAATTGGAAAATATTTTGTCAGTTCGATAGATCAAAGGGTCACTGTTCAATGGCAGCATTTGGAGGCTTTTTGATTACTGAAACAAACATGCTTAATCCACAGTCCCCAAACTACGAAGCTGGCGTAGACTTCCTCACATGGGAAGAATTCAACGACTTAGTAGAGAAGGGGAAAAAGAGTCCTCTTTATCCAGCGACTGCTCTTATTCAGAATATATGCTCAATGACAAGGCAACATCAAAATCTGTTAAAACGATGGCAACTTGTTCGTAACAAGGAAAATAAACTGCGAACCTCTGAGATGCCCCAGTATAATTTCAATTCGAAAATGTTTACTCTAGAGAAAAAAAAATAG